The Tenacibaculum jejuense genome includes a window with the following:
- the recQ gene encoding DNA helicase RecQ: protein MNLYDALKKFFGFNQFKGLQEDVVKSILNDQNTFVIMPTGGGKSLCYQLPALMKEGTAIVVSPLIALMKNQVDAIRGISETHGIAHVLNSSLNKSEVNQVKQDIINGVTKLLYVAPESLIKEEYVDFLKSQKISFVAIDEAHCISEWGHDFRPEYRNLRAIIKQIDNVPVIGLTATATEKVQEDILKTLGMTDANIYKASFNRANLFYEVRPKTKDIEKDIIRFVKQKEGQSGIVYCLSRKKVEEIAQVLQVNGINALPYHAGFDAKTRAKHQDMFLMEDCDVVVATIAFGMGIDKPDVRFVIHHDIPKSLESYYQETGRAGRDGGEGHCLTFYSYKDIEKLEKFMANKPVAEQEVGHALLQEVVGYAETSMNRRKYLLHYFGEEFDEVNGEGADMDDNMRNPKKKHEAQEQVGTVLKVVKNTNEMYKAKEVVNTITGKENALLKSHKTTEQPFFGIGKEKDGNYWMALIRQMLVADLIKKEIEQYGVVKLTKAGKAYLENPSSFMMTEDHVYHNTDDGSIITNTKSSTVGLDDKLISMLKDLRKQVGKKLGVPPFAVFQDPSINDMALKYPITLEELSTVHGVGEGKAKKYGKDFIELIGQYVTDNDITRPDDLVVKSTGVNSGLKLYIIQNTDRKLPLEDIAKSKGLEMNELIKEMEAIVFSGTKLNIDYAIEDLLDEDQQEEIHEYFMEAETDKIQDALDEFDGDFDDEELRLMRIKFTSDVAN from the coding sequence ATGAATTTATACGATGCTTTAAAAAAGTTTTTTGGATTCAATCAATTCAAGGGACTTCAAGAAGATGTGGTAAAGAGCATACTGAACGACCAAAATACGTTTGTAATTATGCCAACAGGTGGTGGAAAATCACTTTGTTACCAATTACCAGCCTTAATGAAAGAAGGTACTGCAATAGTGGTTTCGCCACTAATTGCCTTAATGAAGAATCAAGTTGATGCTATTCGTGGAATCTCCGAAACTCACGGTATAGCACATGTATTGAACTCTTCGTTGAACAAATCTGAAGTCAATCAGGTGAAACAAGATATTATAAACGGAGTTACAAAACTTTTGTATGTAGCACCCGAATCTTTGATTAAAGAAGAATATGTAGATTTCTTAAAATCACAGAAAATATCTTTTGTAGCTATTGATGAGGCTCACTGTATTTCTGAATGGGGTCATGATTTTAGACCCGAATACAGAAATCTTAGAGCTATTATTAAACAGATAGACAACGTTCCTGTTATTGGTCTTACTGCAACAGCAACTGAAAAGGTACAAGAAGATATCTTAAAAACTTTAGGAATGACAGATGCTAACATTTATAAAGCATCCTTCAATAGAGCTAATTTATTTTATGAAGTTCGTCCTAAGACAAAAGATATTGAAAAGGATATCATTCGTTTTGTAAAACAGAAAGAAGGACAATCTGGTATTGTATATTGTTTAAGTAGAAAAAAAGTAGAAGAGATTGCTCAAGTTTTACAAGTAAATGGTATCAATGCTTTACCTTATCATGCAGGTTTTGATGCAAAAACCAGAGCAAAACATCAAGATATGTTCTTAATGGAAGATTGTGATGTAGTTGTTGCTACAATTGCATTTGGTATGGGAATAGACAAGCCAGATGTTCGTTTTGTAATTCACCATGATATTCCAAAAAGTTTAGAAAGTTATTACCAAGAAACAGGTAGAGCAGGAAGAGATGGAGGAGAAGGTCACTGTTTAACATTCTATTCTTATAAAGATATAGAAAAGTTAGAGAAGTTTATGGCGAATAAACCTGTTGCAGAGCAAGAGGTTGGTCATGCGTTGTTACAAGAAGTTGTTGGTTATGCAGAAACTTCAATGAATAGACGTAAATACTTGTTACATTATTTCGGGGAAGAGTTTGACGAAGTAAATGGTGAAGGTGCTGACATGGATGATAATATGAGAAATCCTAAAAAGAAGCATGAAGCACAAGAACAAGTTGGTACCGTTTTAAAAGTAGTGAAGAATACCAATGAAATGTATAAGGCTAAAGAAGTCGTAAATACAATTACAGGAAAAGAAAATGCCTTATTAAAATCTCATAAGACTACAGAGCAACCATTTTTTGGAATAGGTAAAGAGAAAGATGGTAATTATTGGATGGCTTTAATCCGACAAATGTTAGTTGCTGATCTTATTAAAAAGGAAATTGAGCAATATGGTGTTGTAAAGCTAACTAAAGCAGGAAAAGCATATTTAGAAAATCCATCTTCATTTATGATGACAGAAGATCATGTTTATCATAATACAGATGACGGATCTATTATTACAAATACCAAATCGAGTACTGTTGGATTAGACGACAAGCTTATTAGTATGCTTAAAGATTTAAGAAAACAAGTAGGTAAGAAACTAGGAGTTCCTCCTTTTGCTGTTTTCCAAGATCCTTCTATAAATGATATGGCTTTAAAATATCCTATAACTTTAGAAGAACTATCTACAGTTCATGGAGTAGGAGAAGGTAAAGCAAAAAAATATGGTAAAGATTTTATCGAACTAATAGGTCAATACGTCACTGACAATGATATTACGAGACCAGACGATTTAGTGGTAAAAAGTACAGGTGTAAATTCTGGTTTAAAGCTTTATATAATTCAAAATACCGATCGTAAATTACCTTTAGAGGATATTGCAAAATCGAAAGGTCTGGAAATGAATGAGCTGATTAAAGAAATGGAAGCCATTGTATTTTCTGGAACTAAATTGAATATTGATTATGCAATTGAAGATTTACTAGATGAAGATCAGCAAGAAGAAATACATGAGTATTTTATGGAAGCTGAAACAGATAAAATTCAAGATGCTTTAGATGAGTTTGATGGCGATTTTGACGATGAAGAATTACGTTTAATGAGAATAAAGTTTACTAGTGATGTAGCAAACTAA
- a CDS encoding YdeI/OmpD-associated family protein, with protein sequence MNERVTAYILTSEKWTQELNLLRSFLLELNLEETIKWRAPAYLYKGKNIIGIARFKNYFGLWFHQGVFIDDIHKVLMNAQEGKTKAMRQWRFTSVEELDKVKIVDYALQAMKNVDQGNELKVKRNTKPLEIPELLVNELNKSEDLMTNFKRFSLSKQREFTEYISSAKRESTQLSRLQKIIPMIMKNIGLNDKYRK encoded by the coding sequence ATGAACGAAAGAGTTACAGCATATATTTTAACTTCAGAAAAATGGACGCAAGAATTAAATCTTTTGCGTTCTTTTTTATTAGAATTAAATCTAGAAGAAACTATCAAATGGAGAGCACCAGCGTATTTGTACAAAGGAAAAAATATTATTGGTATTGCTAGGTTTAAAAATTATTTCGGACTATGGTTTCATCAAGGAGTTTTTATTGATGACATACATAAAGTTTTAATGAATGCTCAAGAAGGAAAAACGAAAGCTATGCGACAATGGCGCTTTACTTCCGTAGAAGAATTAGATAAGGTGAAAATCGTAGATTATGCTTTACAAGCTATGAAGAATGTAGATCAAGGCAATGAACTTAAAGTAAAGAGAAATACAAAGCCTTTAGAGATTCCAGAGTTATTAGTGAATGAATTAAATAAGAGCGAAGATTTAATGACTAATTTTAAACGTTTTTCATTAAGTAAGCAAAGAGAGTTTACAGAATACATAAGTTCTGCTAAAAGAGAATCTACACAACTAAGTAGATTACAAAAAATAATTCCTATGATTATGAAAAACATAGGATTAAATGATAAATATAGAAAGTAA
- a CDS encoding DUF4258 domain-containing protein, which yields MQLLKRIGFYLVGVALGTLAVSFFWKNKKVSFDYGMDARTLKSIRIKKRLFSDSAKSVMQLNNIDTAQVSTVLKTGDVDFGKSKARLKPCAEYYVTSEKLDLYVIRCDSTATIDKVILK from the coding sequence ATGCAATTACTTAAAAGAATAGGTTTTTATTTAGTCGGCGTGGCTTTGGGTACTTTAGCTGTTTCTTTCTTTTGGAAAAACAAAAAAGTTTCCTTTGATTATGGAATGGATGCAAGAACTTTAAAGAGTATCAGAATTAAAAAAAGGTTGTTTTCAGATAGTGCTAAATCTGTAATGCAATTAAATAATATAGATACTGCCCAAGTTTCTACAGTTTTAAAAACAGGAGATGTTGATTTTGGTAAAAGTAAAGCTCGTTTGAAACCTTGTGCTGAATATTATGTAACTAGTGAAAAATTAGATTTATATGTCATACGTTGCGATAGTACTGCAACTATTGATAAAGTAATTCTAAAATAA
- a CDS encoding DUF6733 family protein, whose product MKKSIIFITIFCLSIASIFAQEEEKKSKTSFAIMPIHNSGAGFNNVFLGSYELKPKTKLTFYSVFWVNPSFGNQGKDLFLETGVGLGFTSKDGKLFVNPSLGFGHGKLLSQTAGTKIAESLIPSLFAVYNSGRFEFETYHAYYMSLRGEGSSQDLMLNWVIPGFKVSDSFSFGGFYEHLGQTRVDSGDTKTLYQFLGGYVKATLNNGVWFRFAFGPNISNDNLNADEFYKIQAFIPL is encoded by the coding sequence ATGAAAAAATCAATCATTTTTATCACAATTTTTTGTTTATCAATCGCTTCCATTTTTGCTCAAGAAGAAGAAAAAAAATCGAAAACTTCTTTTGCTATTATGCCTATTCACAATAGTGGAGCCGGATTCAATAATGTATTCTTAGGTTCATATGAACTTAAACCCAAAACGAAATTAACTTTTTATAGTGTTTTTTGGGTAAATCCTTCTTTTGGAAATCAAGGAAAAGATTTATTTCTAGAAACTGGTGTTGGTTTAGGTTTTACTTCTAAAGATGGTAAACTGTTTGTAAATCCTAGTTTAGGTTTCGGACATGGAAAGTTATTATCTCAAACCGCTGGAACTAAAATTGCAGAAAGTTTAATTCCTAGTCTCTTTGCGGTATATAATTCAGGAAGATTCGAATTTGAAACCTATCACGCGTATTATATGAGTTTACGCGGTGAAGGAAGCTCACAAGATTTAATGTTAAACTGGGTAATTCCTGGTTTTAAAGTGAGTGACTCTTTTTCTTTTGGAGGATTTTATGAGCATTTAGGACAAACTAGAGTTGATAGTGGAGATACAAAAACTTTATATCAGTTCTTAGGTGGCTATGTAAAAGCAACACTTAATAATGGAGTTTGGTTTCGTTTTGCATTCGGACCAAATATTTCTAATGACAATTTAAATGCTGATGAATTTTATAAAATTCAAGCCTTTATCCCTTTATAA
- a CDS encoding enoyl-CoA hydratase-related protein, with translation MNVLFEKIDRIVIAKLNRPKALNALNSELMHELISGLLEYDKSPEIGCIIITGNKKAFCAGADIKEMAEKDFTAMFNEDYFGYWEIFSRIKTPIIAAVNGYAFGGGCELAMMCDIIYASENAQFGQPEIKLGVIPGIGGTQRLTKLVGKSKAMEIILTGKTINAEEAEKIGLITQVLPKENFTKQIIKKAHLIASYSKTALKAAKEATNQALESSLKDGIVFERKLFHSLFHTQNQTEGMSAFLEKRTPNFN, from the coding sequence ATGAATGTACTATTTGAAAAAATAGATAGGATCGTTATTGCCAAATTAAACCGTCCTAAGGCACTTAATGCACTGAATTCAGAACTTATGCATGAACTAATTTCTGGATTATTAGAGTATGATAAATCCCCAGAAATTGGCTGTATCATAATCACAGGAAATAAAAAAGCTTTTTGTGCCGGAGCTGACATTAAAGAAATGGCTGAAAAAGATTTCACAGCAATGTTTAATGAAGATTATTTTGGGTATTGGGAAATTTTTTCACGCATTAAAACTCCTATAATCGCTGCGGTAAATGGTTATGCCTTTGGTGGCGGATGTGAACTTGCCATGATGTGTGATATTATTTATGCTTCTGAAAATGCACAATTTGGTCAGCCTGAAATCAAACTAGGGGTTATTCCAGGTATTGGTGGAACTCAACGATTAACAAAACTTGTTGGAAAATCTAAAGCCATGGAAATCATTTTAACCGGAAAGACAATTAACGCCGAGGAAGCAGAGAAAATCGGACTTATTACTCAAGTTCTGCCTAAAGAGAATTTTACAAAGCAAATTATTAAAAAAGCACACTTAATTGCTTCATATTCTAAAACAGCATTAAAAGCTGCAAAAGAAGCTACAAATCAAGCTTTAGAGAGTAGTTTAAAAGACGGAATTGTATTCGAAAGAAAGCTGTTTCATTCTTTATTTCATACTCAAAATCAAACTGAAGGCATGAGCGCCTTTTTAGAAAAAAGAACTCCAAATTTTAATTAA
- a CDS encoding ferredoxin reductase domain-containing protein, which translates to MNTIILPPKKSFLYRLGKHPLLIPYKRLFILITLINGIVFYKGLTSWNWFNPESIAIYKISRVILFNFTLAILIRQQYVINLLFTIATSVPKHWPLFIRRICAKVYHFGGLHSSSATMGTLWYFVFVWGIYKSLSNNVYQINNPIVIITTLILVLLVTIVIMALPKMRAKYHNQFEITHRIGGWSVLILFWVQMLLFVRLESPSIPLWNKLDFWILIVLTASVIIPWLRLKKVDINIDSPSNHVALTSFDYGVTPFAGSSTALSRNPLLEWHSFANVPAPDKTGFRLTISRAGDWTGKFISEKPNKIWVKGIPTAGVGNVDKLFKKVIWVATGSGIGPCLPHLLLNETPSVLIWSTRSPEKTYGEALVNEIKNVQPNAIIWNTDEHGKPDLVKLAYKAYKDFNAEAVICISNQSLTQKVVHNMEYRGIPAYGAIWDS; encoded by the coding sequence ATGAATACGATAATTTTACCACCTAAAAAGAGTTTTCTATATCGATTAGGAAAACATCCTTTGCTTATTCCCTACAAAAGATTATTTATTTTAATCACGTTAATAAACGGTATCGTTTTTTACAAAGGATTAACTTCATGGAATTGGTTTAATCCAGAAAGCATAGCAATTTATAAGATTTCTAGAGTAATTCTTTTCAATTTTACACTTGCAATATTAATTCGACAACAATATGTAATAAATCTTTTATTCACCATAGCAACGAGTGTTCCAAAACATTGGCCTTTATTTATTCGAAGAATCTGTGCCAAAGTATATCATTTTGGCGGTTTACACAGCTCTAGTGCAACTATGGGAACTTTATGGTACTTTGTGTTTGTTTGGGGAATTTATAAGAGTTTATCTAACAATGTATATCAAATCAATAATCCTATAGTAATTATTACCACACTCATCTTGGTATTATTAGTTACTATTGTAATTATGGCTTTGCCAAAAATGAGAGCCAAATATCACAATCAGTTCGAAATTACTCACAGAATTGGTGGTTGGTCAGTTTTAATATTATTCTGGGTTCAAATGTTATTATTTGTACGACTAGAATCTCCTTCAATTCCTTTGTGGAATAAATTAGATTTTTGGATTTTAATTGTTCTAACCGCAAGTGTAATAATTCCGTGGTTACGATTGAAAAAAGTAGATATCAATATCGATAGTCCTTCTAATCACGTTGCCTTAACTAGTTTCGATTACGGAGTTACACCTTTTGCTGGTTCATCTACAGCATTGAGCAGAAATCCGCTACTAGAATGGCATTCATTTGCAAATGTTCCTGCTCCCGATAAAACTGGTTTTCGTTTAACTATTTCTAGAGCTGGAGATTGGACTGGGAAATTTATTTCCGAAAAGCCTAATAAAATTTGGGTGAAAGGAATTCCTACAGCAGGTGTTGGAAATGTAGATAAATTATTTAAAAAAGTAATTTGGGTTGCCACAGGAAGCGGTATTGGTCCGTGTTTACCACATTTATTACTTAATGAAACTCCTTCCGTTTTAATTTGGTCTACTCGATCTCCTGAAAAAACATACGGAGAAGCATTAGTAAATGAGATTAAAAATGTACAACCTAATGCTATTATTTGGAATACAGATGAACATGGAAAACCTGATTTGGTAAAACTTGCTTATAAGGCTTATAAAGATTTTAATGCTGAAGCTGTAATCTGTATTTCTAATCAGAGTTTAACGCAAAAAGTAGTTCATAATATGGAATACCGAGGAATTCCAGCTTACGGAGCTATTTGGGACTCTTAA
- a CDS encoding AMP-binding protein, with amino-acid sequence MKKSIINDDDNFSLALKEEINLRQEQINLEEIKHLSSEDQNLFVEYGIAPKTETPYKNVIHAFEYWASKTPENTAAIFQNLSITYKQLDDEATILALILKQKGIKRGDKVGLYTHRSLEMLIGIIAVLKLRAVYVPQDPRIVPKNMLSEITELSNIKIILTQSDYSEKLDFIKSDDLIQIDIELEKEIYKNLYGNIRLINHVNDNANNSCFILFTSGTTGTPNGVEVTHKNLCNILYNTPGNLGISPGIKVAQILNISFDMAAWEVLGCLGNGGTLLIRGKDIEETAKQANVIIATPTILTSIDAEQCHEIKAVAVAGEPCPVILANTWSKKCDFYNCCGPTETTIVNTMKKCVPNSYELSIGKPTPNNTVYILDNDKKPVKVGDVGVMWAGGDCVTKGYINNDELNKTRYAKDIFLKGENIMFNTGDLGRWDENGELIHYGRIDDQVKIKGFRVELDAITKIIENFNEVKRAVTLKHKNHLVSFISLIDQRATETLLNHIIEAIERDLPYYYVPSEFKFLDELPKTSRGKIDKRKIRTSYLK; translated from the coding sequence ATGAAAAAATCAATTATCAATGATGATGACAACTTCTCTTTGGCTTTAAAAGAGGAAATCAATCTACGACAAGAACAGATTAATTTAGAAGAAATTAAACACCTATCATCCGAAGATCAAAACTTATTTGTTGAGTATGGAATTGCTCCAAAAACCGAAACACCATACAAAAATGTTATTCATGCTTTTGAATATTGGGCATCAAAAACACCTGAAAATACTGCTGCAATTTTTCAAAATTTAAGTATCACATACAAACAACTTGATGATGAAGCCACAATACTTGCTTTAATCTTAAAACAAAAAGGAATAAAAAGAGGTGATAAAGTAGGTTTATACACACATCGTTCTTTAGAAATGCTAATTGGAATTATAGCTGTCTTAAAGTTAAGAGCTGTATATGTTCCTCAAGATCCTAGAATAGTTCCTAAAAACATGCTTAGTGAAATTACTGAACTTAGTAATATTAAAATCATTTTAACACAATCGGATTATTCTGAAAAATTAGATTTTATCAAAAGTGATGATCTAATTCAAATAGATATAGAATTAGAAAAAGAAATCTATAAAAATCTGTATGGAAATATTCGATTAATTAATCATGTGAATGATAATGCAAACAATTCTTGCTTCATTTTATTTACTTCTGGAACAACTGGAACTCCAAATGGTGTAGAAGTAACACACAAAAACCTATGTAATATCTTATATAATACTCCAGGTAACCTTGGTATTTCTCCCGGAATAAAAGTTGCACAGATTTTAAATATTTCTTTTGATATGGCTGCTTGGGAAGTTTTAGGTTGTTTAGGAAATGGGGGAACTTTACTTATCCGTGGAAAAGATATTGAAGAAACCGCAAAACAAGCTAATGTTATTATTGCCACTCCTACTATTCTTACTTCTATAGATGCAGAACAATGTCATGAAATTAAAGCTGTAGCAGTAGCTGGAGAACCTTGTCCTGTAATTTTAGCTAATACTTGGTCTAAGAAATGTGATTTTTACAATTGTTGCGGACCAACAGAAACTACGATTGTAAATACCATGAAAAAATGCGTTCCAAACAGTTATGAGCTTTCTATTGGAAAACCAACACCAAACAATACTGTTTATATATTAGATAATGACAAAAAACCAGTTAAAGTTGGTGATGTTGGCGTAATGTGGGCTGGTGGCGATTGTGTTACTAAAGGATACATCAATAACGATGAACTAAATAAAACTAGATACGCAAAGGACATTTTTTTGAAAGGAGAAAATATAATGTTTAATACTGGTGATTTAGGGAGATGGGATGAAAATGGAGAATTAATTCATTATGGAAGAATTGACGATCAGGTGAAAATTAAAGGATTTCGTGTAGAACTTGATGCTATAACTAAAATCATCGAAAACTTTAATGAAGTGAAACGAGCAGTTACTTTAAAACATAAAAACCATTTGGTTTCTTTTATTAGTTTGATTGATCAAAGAGCAACAGAAACTCTTTTGAACCATATAATTGAAGCCATAGAAAGAGATTTGCCATATTATTACGTACCAAGTGAGTTTAAGTTTTTAGATGAACTTCCGAAGACTTCTAGAGGTAAAATAGACAAACGTAAAATTAGAACTTCCTACTTAAAATAA
- a CDS encoding response regulator transcription factor, which translates to MKKILIIDDDKSVLNLLKINILNNGYTAELAEDGRQGLDLAMTNNYDLILLDITLPKLDGIEVCKRIRQKKEVPIIMLTGKTDELDKVLSLEFGADDYVTKPFGIRELMARIKAVLRRYEYNFNIDIHKTLVFDDLSINIPKRIVYKKESKINLSPKEFDLLTLFVNNPGKIYSRSTLLQLVWGYNFKGYTHTVNSHINRLRSKVEYDMTNPKYILTEWGIGYKFNDSLTSYLDEQIPIIV; encoded by the coding sequence ATGAAAAAAATATTAATTATAGATGATGATAAGTCAGTTTTAAATCTTCTGAAAATTAACATCTTAAATAATGGTTATACAGCAGAATTAGCTGAAGATGGACGCCAAGGACTAGACTTGGCAATGACTAATAATTATGATCTAATTCTTTTAGATATCACTTTACCTAAATTAGATGGAATAGAAGTTTGTAAAAGAATTCGCCAGAAAAAAGAAGTTCCAATTATCATGCTAACAGGCAAAACTGATGAATTGGATAAGGTTTTAAGTCTTGAATTTGGAGCAGATGATTATGTAACCAAACCATTCGGAATTCGAGAATTAATGGCAAGAATTAAAGCTGTATTAAGAAGGTACGAATACAATTTTAATATAGATATACATAAAACTTTAGTTTTTGATGATTTATCTATCAATATACCTAAGCGAATAGTCTACAAGAAAGAATCTAAAATTAATCTTTCTCCTAAAGAATTTGATTTGTTGACTTTATTTGTAAACAATCCAGGAAAAATTTATAGCAGATCAACTCTTTTACAACTTGTATGGGGGTACAATTTTAAAGGATATACGCATACTGTAAATTCACATATAAATAGATTAAGGAGTAAAGTAGAATATGATATGACCAATCCTAAATATATTCTTACAGAATGGGGGATTGGTTATAAGTTTAATGATTCATTAACATCCTATTTAGATGAGCAAATTCCAATCATTGTCTAA
- a CDS encoding sensor histidine kinase, which translates to MSKFQSLSNKFVIKLSFSFLLTILVIGVIYISITFFLLDKFYSQTTQRLNADIANHLIDEKFKNSSPFLENGSVNIQLFDDVMHDMMAVNRAIEVYLLDENGFVLHSVVLDHANATEEIKQVDLRPIHKFINNKEEYILGDDPKNILEKKIFSAASFESYGKEGYIYILLASHDFEQVCSSLFKSYFSKLTTNTIIITTLLSLIIGWLSVFLISKSLLVIIHHVNKFKNGDFKSRIPNASASSLSILATTFNTMADTISENIEEIKSVNDFKKELIANISHDLRTPMTVIRGYAETLTEKEIVISDDNKEEFLKIIEKSTLTLSNLVDQLYEYSNLDAKQLKLNKTVFSLNKLIHDIIRSYCVIAMRKKIKVERAYSLNEDFLVYADKVLIHRVIQNIFDNALKFTPKKGIIIFSLNVINRNTIISIKDSGPGINQDNQNFIFDRWYTAETDQNNGLGLGLAIVKKIIELHEANIYMYSDEKNKGCEFKFTLPNVTGLVN; encoded by the coding sequence ATGAGCAAATTCCAATCATTGTCTAATAAGTTTGTTATAAAGCTAAGTTTCTCTTTTTTACTTACAATTTTAGTTATAGGTGTAATTTATATATCTATTACTTTTTTTTTGTTAGATAAATTTTACAGTCAGACCACACAACGATTAAATGCTGATATAGCCAATCATTTAATAGACGAAAAATTTAAAAATTCATCACCATTTTTAGAAAATGGTAGTGTAAATATTCAATTGTTTGATGATGTAATGCATGATATGATGGCTGTTAATAGAGCTATTGAAGTGTATTTATTAGATGAAAATGGATTTGTATTGCATTCTGTTGTTCTTGATCATGCTAATGCTACAGAAGAAATAAAACAAGTTGATTTAAGGCCGATTCATAAGTTTATAAATAATAAAGAAGAGTATATTTTAGGAGATGATCCTAAGAATATATTAGAAAAGAAAATTTTCTCAGCAGCGTCATTTGAAAGTTATGGAAAAGAAGGTTACATATACATATTATTAGCTAGTCATGATTTTGAGCAAGTGTGTAGCAGTTTGTTTAAGTCTTATTTTTCAAAACTTACAACAAATACAATAATCATAACTACGCTGTTATCGTTAATTATTGGCTGGTTGAGCGTTTTTTTAATATCGAAAAGTTTACTTGTAATTATACATCATGTTAACAAATTTAAAAATGGTGATTTTAAAAGTAGAATACCTAATGCATCTGCATCTAGTTTGTCTATTTTAGCTACTACCTTTAATACAATGGCAGATACCATTTCAGAAAACATAGAAGAGATTAAATCTGTAAATGACTTTAAAAAAGAACTTATAGCAAATATATCTCACGATTTAAGAACTCCTATGACAGTAATTCGAGGCTATGCTGAAACACTAACAGAAAAAGAGATTGTTATATCAGATGACAATAAAGAAGAGTTTTTAAAAATTATAGAAAAAAGTACACTTACCTTATCAAACCTAGTAGATCAATTGTATGAATATTCAAATTTAGATGCTAAACAATTAAAGCTTAATAAGACTGTTTTCAGTTTGAATAAATTAATTCATGACATTATTCGTAGTTATTGTGTTATAGCTATGAGAAAAAAAATAAAAGTCGAAAGGGCTTATAGTTTAAACGAGGATTTTTTGGTGTATGCTGATAAGGTTTTAATCCATAGAGTTATACAGAATATTTTTGATAATGCACTGAAGTTCACTCCTAAGAAAGGAATAATCATTTTTTCATTGAATGTAATCAATAGAAATACAATAATTAGTATTAAAGATTCTGGACCTGGAATCAATCAAGATAATCAAAATTTTATTTTTGATCGATGGTACACTGCTGAAACAGATCAAAACAATGGACTAGGTTTAGGTTTAGCTATTGTGAAAAAAATAATTGAATTACACGAAGCTAACATTTATATGTATTCAGATGAAAAAAATAAAGGATGTGAATTTAAATTCACATTACCAAATGTTACAGGATTAGTAAATTAA